The Pseudochaenichthys georgianus chromosome 20, fPseGeo1.2, whole genome shotgun sequence genomic interval TCCTTGggtacaaaaaataaataaacagtgaATACACTTAGCCCAACAGCAGCCTGTAACCATAATAATTTCTCTCTTTAACCATTTGATACAAGACAGAGTTAGATCATACCTACCAAACAAATATAAACCAGCAtaataaaaaaagggaaaaatacaaaccAGCAGAATAGCAAAACTAGTGAGATGGTTGCAGCTGCAGGTTGTTTCTTCCGGAGTATTATTGACAACAAAGCAGCCAGCAGAGCTCCAGCCTCCTCCGCCTGAACACGAGAAACAACAAACAGGGATTTCAATACCTTTAGAAATTTAACAAACTCAATTAGCATGCATTGCACTCACCATTCTGAGTGAAGTCCCAAAATGCACAGGAGGCTGAGTAGTTTCCCTGCAAATCAAATTAAAAGTACAAACACACGTTTTATTTGTAGTTCATttctaaaaaaaaacgtttataTTATTTAAGTTGACTCAAAGACTTTTGTTTATCTGAACATCAAAATGCCATTACTtgtagatttggattaatgCAGGACACTTTTTTGGATGAAATAACTACTATTATTTGTGTGCACACTCACATCTATCGGGTTGACATTTTGGATAGTAAACTGAATGTTCTCAGCCAAATTGCTGATTGACAGATTAGTCACACTGGCAGCCAGGACTGGACTGACAAGGGTTTGGTTGTTTAATGCATCATCCTACAAAAAAGATAGACAGCCAGAATCTTTTTACAGGAAggttatatgataaatgagtgaCTGTCAAAAACATGCATGGTGTTatctaaaaaataaacatttgtcTTAATTGAGAAAATCTGCTTGTAGATCATAAAATGAACATTAGAAAATACTTCAATATTTTGAGAAAAACTCTGTAAGAGATGAATAAGTACCTGGAATAGGGCAGGTTTGGTGTAAAAGGTGAACTGGACCCTGTTTGCCAGCTGCTGGTCTTCAGGACTGAGACCCGCGGTGAGGGAGGAGGGCAAAGAAACAGACCCAAGAGCAGAACCTGACCTTTTGGACCTGGATCTGCTGAGTGCACGGAGCTGGTTGCACAAATTGTTAATAAATTGTTAACATAAAAGTTTGGCACTTCCAGTTTTAAGTTTAAAAAAATCACTTTAAAATCACTTTTTTCTGTCAATGTGTTTGCATCTAGAGACATTTGCCCCTGGCGTTTTGTACAAGTTTTCTCTCTGACTGGACACAACTTAAATCGCTTTTGtcaacagagaaaatgtcaattGTTCAGGAGTTGTCGTTCGTCTGAGAAATGTGTAtagcaaagatagaaaaggcTAAGTGTTTGCCTACATTTGTGGGGGTTTAATTAACAAAAATGTCAATaaaaagaagaaggaagaatgaTCATATGATGAATATTAATTTTACATAAATGTTgtcatatttttcttttgtctAACAATTAAATTCCAAATTAATTTAAATCATAgcataataattatgttgtcaaAGGAATGTTTGCTGCCCTGTTGCCTTTTGGTTTTAGAAGAAGTGGATTCATTTTTGTAGAGAATTCTATACAATTGGATTTCTGCAACCTGTGCTGGCCACTAGAAAGAGAGCAGTCTTTAGGTAATTCTGCATAGGATTCTTTGCGCTTTATGAAATACGATGAATACAGAtgacaacatttaaaatattgtcTACCTGGACATTATCAGTGTTGAAAATGTTAAAAGATGTTTGTCGAAAGTTGGTCCCATCGATGCTCCTCACTGCTAGAACCACTGAACCAGAGGAAAGGATCTCTCTGTCACCAGGGACAATCAACTTAAGACCTACATCTTCTACCACTTGAACCAGCCTGTATacagaaagaaacacaaacaatgATTTGAAAAAAATCGAATGTATATGAATACATATGGCTAATGGTTGTGAAATAAGTACCTGTTCGCAGATGCAGAGAGGGCCACTGAGTTGCCCTCCATCAGGTTGCTGACAACGTTGATGACCTTTTGTCCCACTGCCTTAGAGACAGAGGAGCCATCCAGAAGCTTCTCCAAGTTCCCAACCAACTGTGCAACCTGCATCCCCAATCAAATTATAAAGTTAACTCTTAAGGATTCCACATTTTCTTGCAAAAAAATGTTCTTCTTGCATACTGTAATGAACAGTAGCTTCACCTGAGAAGAGTTCAGCTGAGAGGCATTTTGTGCTTGATTCAGCAGCTCGTTTGCTAGTTCCTCCTGTGCCTCTTGACTTGTAGTTGTCTCTGCAATGGATATGGACATAACACACGCAGTACATCAAGTTATAAAGTGGCCATTGTATTGATAAAATATATCAGTTTTCTACTTTGGGGTTTGATCCCTATCTGCTACACAGAAAATCATTCTATCCAGGCAGattaaggaactacagcagtaATAAATGTATTGTTGTAATGCATGTATTACTATAACGATTGTCTCGTAGATGACTTCCTCAACAACTCATTTGAACTTTAAACAGCTTTCTAAACAGCAAGCTTTTCCAGAAAAATTCTGTTGTCTAACCTATACATACCAGGTAACGTTGTGGTTTTTATGGGGAGGGTGTTGATCTGGAAAGTTGTTGTAGAGGAAGTCAAGGAAACCTTTGCAGTAGTAGTGTTTTTCCAGGACGGATGTGTACCATGCTTAGTTGGTGTGGTTGACTTTGTAGTTTTCAAATGAGCTTCTTCTTTAGTGGTCAGGTTAAAGTCATTGGTTGGACTGCGTACTGTGGTACTCTGGTTGAATCTTGTTACTGCAGTTTGATTGTGATTGATGATGGTATTGACAGCATTGGCCACTGTGGTAAAGGTATCATTTTTGTTGGTTGATGTGGTGTAGGGTCTAACTCTAGATGTGGTGGGATTTTTAGTCTGGTTGTTAAGTGGATCTGCTGTAGGTTTAGTTATGTTGTCAACAACAGAGGTCAGATTGTCCACAGTTGAGTATTTTCTCGAAGTGATATCACCATTGAGAGTTACATTAAGTTGTTGAGCAGAGGGAGCAGTTGTGGTCAGTTGTGTTTCAATGATAGATGCAGTGGTTACATTGTCTGTTGCTGTTTTGTTTTGAGATTCAGTTGTTGTAGTTATATTCTTTGTGTAATTGTTAGAGACTGTAGTTACATTTTTTTCAGTTGTGTAATTGGGAGATGCTGTAAATGTGTTTATTGTTGCATTATTTGTTGTAAATGTACTATTGTGTAAGTCCCAATTGGCATCAGCTGTAGTTAGGTTATACTGTGTTGTATAATTGTTTGAAACTGTTGTGTGATTGTTGGAAACTGCAGTTACATTACTCACTGCAGTGTGGTTAGGAGAGGCTGTGAATGTGCTAAATGTTGTGTTCTTTGTTGTAAATGTACTGTTGTCTTTTTTGTAGCTGCCAATTGTAGATACATTGTACTCTGTTGTGTGATTGTTAAAAGGTGTAACTCTAGTAACATTGTTCTCTGTGGTAGGATTGGTATAAATTGTAACTGTAGTTGCATTGTAATCTGTTGTGTGGTTAATTGTAGATGTAACTGTAGTTGCATTGTACTTTGTTGTGTAGTTGATATAAGGAGTAACACTAGTTACATTGTACTCTGTTGTGTGGTTGGTAGAAAGGCTAACTGCAGTTTCATTGTAATCTGTTATGTGGTTGGTAGAAGGAGTAACTGTAGTTACATTGCACTCTGTTGTGTTGTTGGTAGAATGTGTAACTGTAGTAGCATTGTATTCTGTTGTGTGGTTGGACAGAGGATTAACTCTAGTTACATTGTAGTCTGTTGTGTGGTTGGTAGAAGGAGTAACTGTAGTTACATTGTACTCTTTTGTGTGATTGTTAGAAGTTGTAACTGTAATTGCATTGTAATCTGTTGAGTGGTTGGTCAAAGGTATAAATGTAGTAGCATTGTATTCTGTTGTGTGGTTGGACAAAGGAgtaactttagttactttgtacACTGATGTGTGGTTTGTAGAATGAGTAACTGTAGTCACATTGTTCTCTGTGTGGTTGGTAACAGGAGTAACTGTAGTCACATTGTTCTCTGTTGTGTGGTTTGTTGAATGAGTAACTGTAGTCACATTGTTCTCTGTTGTGTGGTTTGTTGAATGAGTAACTGTAGTCACATTGTTCTCTGTTGTGTGGTTTGTTGAATGAGTAACTGTAGTCACATTGTTCTCTGGTGTGTGGTTTGTTGAATGAGTAACTGTAGTCACATTGTTCTCTGTTGTGTGGTTTGTTGAATGAGTAACTGTAGTCACATTGTTCTCTGTTGTGTGGTTTGTTGAATGAGTAACTGTAGTCACATTGTTCTCTGTTGTGTGGTTTGTTGAATGAGTAACTGTAGTCACATTGTTCTCTGTGTGGTTGGTAACAAGAGTAACTGTAGTCACAATGTTCTCTGTTGTGTGATTGTCAGAAGGTGtaactgttattgcattgtaaTCTGTTGAGTGGTTGGTAGAAGGTGTTACTCTAGTTTCATTGTAATCTGTTGTGTGATCGTAAAAGGGAGTAACTGTAGTTGCATTGTAATCTGTTGAGTGATTGGTAGAAGGTTTAACTGTTGTAACACTGTACTTTGTTGTGTGATTTTTAGAAGGTGTAACTGTTGTAACATTATACTCTGTTGTGTGATTGGCAGAGGCTAAAACTACAGTTGCATTGTACTTTGTTGTGTGATTGTTAGAAGTTGTAAATGTAGTTACATTGGACATTGTTGTGTAATTGGTAGAAGGTGTAAATGTGCTTGTTGAAGTTACATTGTACACTGTTGTGTTATTAGCAGTGGCTGTAACTGTATCAACTGTTGTTGGTTTGAACTCTGTGGTTTGATTTGGAGACAATGTAGCTGTGTAAAGTGTTGAAACAATAGGGGCTGCTGTGGTGAATTGTAATGTTGAGTTAACAGAAGATAATGGTATGAATTCTGTTGTGCCTTGGTCTGCAGTGGTTGTGTTTTGCAGTTTTGTTTGGTCGGTTGGTGTTGTGTTATCTGGCAAAGTTGTGTTTTGTGCTGCTGTACTGAAAGTCATGTTTTGTAAGGTCGTTCTTAGGACAGGCTGTTCTGTTGAGGAATGTGTTctgttgtttgttgtgagggaAATAATTATGTTAGGATCAGCTGTCCCTTGTGAGGCATTTGTCTGTTGAGATGTTACAATAGTGTTAGTTTGTTTAGTAGGGTTGGTCACAGATGATGTAAAAGCTTCAGAAGATGTAGAGAGAATGTTGTTGTTTGGAGTGGAAGGCATAGTTGTGCTTTGCATGGTTTCCAGAGGGCAATTGTCAGTCAGAAGTACAGCAAGGCTCTCCTTTCCCTCactacaaaaataaaacattgcaAAACATTTTATAAATACATTGAATGAACTTTATTGTATAGGCTAGTGCCTTGTCAGGTGCCAACGTCAAGATTATTAGAATATTTAATATTTTGTCTTTAAAAAACACTTTCCACTAATTGTATTGAGAAACATTGAATAAGTCTGACATTTTGGAAATAAGGCTTTCTTTCTCAGAGTTGGATGAAGAGATTGATACTTCTCTCAACTAGATTTGCCAACTATAACACCCACAAGATATGCTGCGAACAGTGTAATCCAACCGCTGACTACATTATTATACATACTAGCAGTTTCCTTTGTTTGTGAGTTCCTACATTTCACAGGACGACTATAATGATCAATAGAATGTTAACACAAAATGAAAAACTATAaaccaaaaaacaaacaaacatttcaATCTTCTAAAGCCACCatgaatatatgtatatgaactATATTTGATAGATTTACCATTTAAGCAGAGTGGGGTCAGGTTGGCAGACGTCTGACATCAGCAGGTCACTTTCAACCCAGGTCAGGTTGGACCCCAACAGAGTACGGATTGCCAAACCAGGAGGACCACAAACCACTGGGGACACAAAGAGTACGGTCAATAACATATAATAGATGTTAATAacaaaatattatattatatataataaggAAAAAGAGATATACTTGTAGACTAACCCATGTGTGTAAGTGGCTTTTCATTTGTTATATAATTGTCTCTGTCAATAatttgcttcagaagttttttCAGGAAACAACCATTGACAGGTCCAGACATCTCCAGTATCACCATGCAGCTGTACAACCTAATACCAGCAGAAAGGAGGTAAAACATTCCCAACATCAGATCCCGGAATTGATCCTCAAAAACATCAATGGTGCCTCATTCTGTATTGAAATGTTATGATTGTCTTTATCCGTCTGTATTCATCATTGACAACAGCAGTAATCTTTACCTCTGTTCTGTCCCATGGCATTCCAGATGAGCATGCTGGATAAAGTAATAATTCAGAAAGCATGATTAACAGCAACCTCAATGTGAGTAGATCAATGTGATTTTATAAGGTTTTGAGTAAGTATCAAGCAGCAGAAAACTTTACCTGGTAGCGCTCTAAAATATCTTGGCACTCTGACCTGGAAACAAATAATTGTCACATTAAGTCTTTAGGTAAACTGTTTAATTTCTCTCCATGGTCTACATGTATAAATTGTAATTGAAAATTAATAGAAACTCACGCTGACATTGACAGACACATGCGGGCAAGTCCAGCCAACTGTTAAATACGGTAATAAAGTCAGTACATAGCATGTAAATTCAATAAAAAgatatgtaaattatattttgcTGTACATACCCATGTTTTTAGGAGGTTAACACTAACAGAGACACTGTGAATATTTATTCTAATGGCAAAAAACTGTCCTAAAGAGGAAAATTAAACAAAGGAGAAGATGTCAGGGGCATGTTATGGACATATTTGTTACACCCTACCTTTCAATTAAAGGAGTATTTCAGTAATTTGGGAAAGAAGGACAACGATAACGTACAGCCTACAGCTATAGCTACATAAGCTACAGATATGGTTAGCCTAGCACAAAGAATGGAAGAAGATGGAAACAGCTTCATGGatctaaaaataaataatggtaAACCTACCAGCACTACATTTCACTAATTAACTTCCTATATCTTGTTTGTTAATTAAACTATTTAGCCAAGTTAGCTCTTTCCACCTGATTTCAGTATGTGTGCTAACAAAGACTTTTTTTTATAATCCTATATATCAAAGTAGACACTTAACATTACTAAGCTCAGCCAACTAGTTGCCGgctattagggctgtgcatcttcactggtctcacgattcgattacgattatcctgtcaacgattcgattcggttcgatatcccggtgcatcacggtgcatcacgattcataccaatgcgttgcattctcaattttctatattactgcacatggcttatttttcatcaatgcatacatgcagtaaatacatatgaactctcgttttattatttagaaagtgcaataacataaatgtcttgacattaatttataaaccaaaataaattaattgtataggtctccgtgtgtgaagttgttccatcctcaaaatcaaaaagctaatgcttctgcagtctagctgcagcttctagccacggccttctgttaagaaaggacactgaatgtcctgaatgtggcatcacacacaggacttgagtctgaatacagcagacaacaggagtatttacaacagcatatacaaacaaaaatactgcatgtgggtgcacacttacattctctgttttactgttacataaatcccatgcatgtatgagattaaattagcttcattatatctcagtgattaagtgaataataaagttctcattcataacactccgttcgatgtctcactatgggatgcgcctcatcgcggagcaaaaagaagcatcaatctcattacgccaatcctgattggccggtgattcttgacgtcaacgtcaggggaaatcaccccctataagtagcctgcgccacgacgcatgtgtcattcaaacacctcttctcgcttcagagcacatctcgaacggtagccgggctagcttaacagtccacagactgaacccaaagctaattttcggtcgacgggcgttagccggctacccgattctctcacagaagagtattatagtcaacctcgccgttcttcctctggagtaaggtaaggttttgacttcaagttagcaacacaccagttgctaacttgtgttttttccctcactaccgacaccacggtagcgaggacacttttttcttctctcttccacggaggagaaaaggattacaggaatattaccataccaggtaatatccttgagagaaaaaagacccacgctgtccttttttccaccggattaaagacagatcggtaaacatttttctcgaacgtacctgtcatgagcggaccctctccacgcctcacggcgaacgagatggatgcctctccccctcacaccagaggagtcaggaactcggaggctcggcgctgcggttgcgggttgaaagtgtcaggcacagactcacaccagatctgttcgtcctgcctcgggctggaacacgcccaggacgCCATCGACAacctcgtgcggacattgtgcccgcctcaccgtgaaggCAAGAAACgtgggaacggggccccacgctataccaagctggggctcccgactggacctcaccacgatttcacccgcggaagatgtcctggagttagactgcatggaggacgaagaggatacctctgagttcctcctgtctgactcggatgagcaggaagacgacatcttcatgtcatcgactcaggctgcaaagccgggagcgatggctgctcccccgggcgacagcacaccagcttcgccctgtctcagtatggacctacaagccgtgtgtcagcacgctgcggccaaactagacatcccatggcccgaagtggccaaggagacctccaggtcccgttacgagggaaaacttttttcccaaacaacgagggcaaagaggcaactcctcccggtcttcccggagatgttggatgaggtgtcggtctcgtggagagaccggccctttagcaacaaggccccaatccagggtgtccactcccttgactgtgacggtatggagaggcttggcctgctccacataccacctatggaaccgctggtggcagcccacctcctaccgaggatgggccagccgccaagcaggaaccccatgctGCCAGcgaaaacggaccgattccagtctaccatgacggaacgggcctacagagccgcagcattgtccgccagggctctgaacgtttcctcgatgctaaccgcataccaagcggagctctgtgaggatatgtcgagcaatcctggaccggccactctggacgagatagccgtggtcacagacatttgtctccgtgtccaacgctgcgccgtccaggccacgggcaaggtaatggggatcatggtggtgcaggaaagagctagatggctcaacctcaccaacctcccagaccgggaaaaggaagatgtgcttgacatgcccatcgttcccgaggggattttcggctccgctctcgcttccatgcagaggaagtgcgagtcgaaaaagaaggaagacgaggctctccacctttgtctccctcgaagggtccagccgcggcctttgcaatggcggcccttcgcccacgctgcaccgcgctctgctgggttcaaagtaccaggacagcagagggcgcagcccgccccgagtccccagcccaggcaggagacgagggcgagttggtctagaaaatctccggttctggctgtagcccaggcacagccgacccagaatttcggccagcaggcgaggaagaagaagcgagcggcctgacagcccctccttctcccctccgtgacggagctggaagttccttccccggctctaaatgtgtccccgccgcctcgagagatgcctcaacgccgtCCGCACAAAACACGTCACATCGttattgtctgaataaaccattttccgctgacgcatccaggctccggccaagggcgcagctcaaaaaaatgaaaagaaagacaataaacagtccgttaaccataaatccccttctgagagcagctacggcctctctcaaaaggcggataataaacgggtctgtgaaggcaccaccgccacgcgcatgcccagtgccggttggggctttaagggcactaccgccacgtgcgtacgcagtgccggctagagctgcaaagaacggcccgtcaatccttcccctttcaagagcagctacggcatctctcaaaggacggattattgacgggtccgtgaagccaccggcacacacatgcgcagtgccggccggggctttaagggcaccaccggcacgcgcaggcgcagtgccgactggagccgtgagggcaccaccggcacacacatgcgcagtaccggctggagctgaaaaggcacctccgtcacgcacatgcgcagtgccggtcggagccataagagtgacatcccagctggctctaaggagcatacagcaggagatactcacaatgtctgcctgggcttctcaaaacagttataatttatctgttttcacaaacccagagagagtcaacccacattctggagagaaaggttctctctctcctagaaagaagggttttatctataaaacccaccgagcggagtcagattacggaggaaaatgtcctcgtaaagcacccgctcaacatgggcctcataataaaacaaaaccccgaacgccacggcttacggagagttttggtgattatgaaatgcgtagtggcactacacccgacttttccagtgcgggacgcgcctacgggtgcagtcctttcacggaaggtggtcaccacggacgcaggtcagacgggctgacaggggacttacgaaggtcgcccggtgaaaggtctctagaacagagacttccagcgggcacgcgtaaattacccggagcttttagcggtgttccccacccaaaaatgcttcctgccttctctcagaggacttcatgtccccgtgaggacagacaacacgatattgtgtatgaaccgccaggggagtttgcgttgtctccagtcacacacactggcacacaaactgatcccttggagcggcagacgtctcctctctctgagaacgacacaagtaccgggtgttatgcacctagggacagaattactgtcaaagggtgcaccactctatgcagactggactcctcatccaaggatcgagagtccgctgtgggtgcgttacggcggagccgcgttaaatctgttcgcaaggggagaaaatgctcaatgacagctgttctctttaatgcatgatttaaacgcaccgttaggcggggacgcactcgtacacgattgacctccgggtcctctgtactcgctcccacccctggttctgttccccttaactccggccagagtgaaagagcaacgccacacacttactctgatgattccaccctagcccgcaatatacgggctggcggggatatatcagctgttgtgcgggcagcccccaccacgcagggacagtttgtctcaggcggggggggggcgatccttcacccacgcccagagcgcggggcactatgggcctgacccgtgagtcgtacaatctgaatacagtgggactccctcagaaggtgataaacactattcagagtgcgagagcttcctccaccaggtctctttacgactgtaagtggagggtgtttgaggagtggtgccttcaagaagggcacatctcttttcaatgtcctgtcggggtgattttatcattcctacaggacttgatcgataaacacagagctttttccacgatcaaggtgtacctggctgctattgctgcatgccatgtgggctttgagggtaagacggctagccaacatcctgtggtttgccgttttatgaagggagcgcacaggctcctccctgtctccaggtcgctggtgcccttatggtacctggcagtggttttaaatgggctcaaaatgaccccatttgaacccctggagggagctgacatgaaacatctgtcactcaagacagtgctgttactggccctggcatccgctaaacgggtcagtgatatccatgcactgtctgtacatccctcatgcactcagttcgccccagggcaaacgagagtgttgttgaaacccaaccctgcctttacaccaaaggtggttggttcgtgtaccccgattgacattgaggcatttcctccgcagctggtttcctccggggagcagcagcgggatttattgtgtccagtccgggctttgcacacatatatcgacagatcaaaagagctttgtcttaatgaccaactcttcgtgtcctgggctaaacctcacaagagtaagcctgttactaagcaacgactatcccactggattgtggaggcgattgctttggcctatacgagtcagaatctgcaagcacctttgggtctgcgggctcactcgactcggggcctggctacatcctgggctttgttcaagggtgtttccatccaggatatctgtgcggcggcaagctggtcttcgccgctcacttttttccgcttttacaggctggacgtctccgctccaagcgtggcccgagcagtgctgggcaccttgttgagtcgggactccacctgttaatttctggttgatcggtgatcttcgagataagctcgtctgacaatacgggagctacaatatcccatagtgagacatcgaacggagtgttatgaatgagaactataggttacttacgtaaccccagttctcagagtaacatgaagtgagatgtctcaccagacggccctccttgctatggtgaagcgagaagaggtgcttattttgaatgacgcatgcgtcgtggcgcaggct includes:
- the adgrg2a gene encoding adhesion G-protein coupled receptor G2; amino-acid sequence: MCLSMSASECQDILERYQHAHLECHGTEQRLYSCMVILEMSGPVNGCFLKKLLKQIIDRDNYITNEKPLTHMVVCGPPGLAIRTLLGSNLTWVESDLLMSDVCQPDPTLLKCEGKESLAVLLTDNCPLETMQSTTMPSTPNNNILSTSSEAFTSSVTNPTKQTNTIVTSQQTNASQGTADPNIIISLTTNNRTHSSTEQPVLRTTLQNMTFSTAAQNTTLPDNTTPTDQTKLQNTTTADQGTTEFIPLSSVNSTLQFTTAAPIVSTLYTATLSPNQTTEFKPTTVDTVTATANNTTVYNVTSTSTFTPSTNYTTMSNVTTFTTSNNHTTKYNATVVLASANHTTEYNVTTVTPSKNHTTKYSVTTVKPSTNHSTDYNATTVTPFYDHTTDYNETRVTPSTNHSTDYNAITVTPSDNHTTENIVTTVTLVTNHTENNVTTVTHSTNHTTENNVTTVTHSTNHTTENNVTTVTHSTNHTTENNVTTVTHSTNHTPENNVTTVTHSTNHTTENNVTTVTHSTNHTTENNVTTVTHSTNHTTENNVTTVTPVTNHTENNVTTVTHSTNHTSVYKVTKVTPLSNHTTEYNATTFIPLTNHSTDYNAITVTTSNNHTKEYNVTTVTPSTNHTTDYNVTRVNPLSNHTTEYNATTVTHSTNNTTECNVTTVTPSTNHITDYNETAVSLSTNHTTEYNVTSVTPYINYTTKYNATTVTSTINHTTDYNATTVTIYTNPTTENNVTRVTPFNNHTTEYNVSTIGSYKKDNSTFTTKNTTFSTFTASPNHTAVSNVTAVSNNHTTVSNNYTTQYNLTTADANWDLHNSTFTTNNATINTFTASPNYTTEKNVTTVSNNYTKNITTTTESQNKTATDNVTTASIIETQLTTTAPSAQQLNVTLNGDITSRKYSTVDNLTSVVDNITKPTADPLNNQTKNPTTSRVRPYTTSTNKNDTFTTVANAVNTIINHNQTAVTRFNQSTTVRSPTNDFNLTTKEEAHLKTTKSTTPTKHGTHPSWKNTTTAKVSLTSSTTTFQINTLPIKTTTLPETTTSQEAQEELANELLNQAQNASQLNSSQVAQLVGNLEKLLDGSSVSKAVGQKVINVVSNLMEGNSVALSASANRLVQVVEDVGLKLIVPGDREILSSGSVVLAVRSIDGTNFRQTSFNIFNTDNVQLRALSRSRSKRSGSALGSVSLPSSLTAGLSPEDQQLANRVQFTFYTKPALFQDDALNNQTLVSPVLAASVTNLSISNLAENIQFTIQNVNPIDGNYSASCAFWDFTQNGGGGWSSAGCFVVNNTPEETTCSCNHLTSFAILLDLSREGIIDRQQAQILTFITYIGCGISAIFLALTLLTYLLFEKLMRDIPAKILVQLCLSLLFLNLVFLLDGWLALYPAVGLCISTAFFLHYFLLTSFTWAGLEALHMYLSIVRVFTPYLSRYMLKFSLIGWGIPLLVVIVVISVDKDNYGVVTYGKYTDGTSDDFCWLRNDIAFYVGVVAYFLLIFALCLLVFIIVMVQLSRIKKQNPQNQPPNRGVMTDLRSIAGLIVLLGLTWGFALFAWGPLYLPFVYLFTIFNSLQGFLVFIFHCAVKENVRRQWRTYLCCGKLRLAENSDWSRTATQNRMNLSVATATTSAPHLTSRSSSVISDSTNSNGSVTAEYLTVPTATPSSTRFTD